The Stieleria maiorica genome includes the window AGCTACCTTCGCCAGAAGGTGGATCCCCGAGGGTCTCCACGCTGCGCCAAAGTGGCGCTGTCCAGTTAGGCAGGCATCGATTGTAAATGATTCGCTTCGCGGTTGCCAAAAGTCTGCCCTGTGATCGGGCAGCCCCAGCAGCCAGCCGAATGTCGTTACAATTCTCCGCGTCACCTCCCAGCTCCCACCTCCCACCTCCCACCTCCCTGCTCCCACCCCTGCCCGGCGAACCCGAAAGAACGATTTGATGCCGTCCTGGTACGAACTTACAAACGCAGACGAAATCCCTTCGCCCACCCTGCTGATCTATCCCGACCGCGTGCGTGCGAACCTTGAACGCATGGTAGCCTGGGGTGGCGCCGATCGCTTGCGGCCTCACGTCAAAACGCACAAGTTGCCTCAGATCATTGAAATGAAACTGCAGGCGGGGATCGACAAGTTTAAGACATCCACGATCGCGGAATCGGAGATGACGGCGGCGGCCGGCGGACGCGACGTCTTGCTCGCGTACCAACCCGTCGGTCCCAACATCCGGCGACTGATGGAGTTGATTCGGGCGTTTCCCGAGACGACGTTTTCGACGATCGTCGACGACATCGAAGTGGCTCGGATGCTTGCCGCGGAGGCCGAGGCCTGCGGAGTCACCGTGGACGTGTTGGTCGATCTGAACGTCGGGATGAATCGCACGGGGATTCTGCCCGGCGAGGGGGCTGCGGAATTATATCGTTTCATCGCTGCGGCCCAGGGACTTCGTGCCGCGGGGCTGCACGCCTACGACGGTCACATCCACGATACCGATGAAACGTTGGTGCGGCGTCAGATCGCCGAGGCGTTTCAACCGGTTTGGGACTTGAGGCGTTCGTTGCGGGCCGAGGGATTGACGGTGCCGAAGGTCGTCGGCTGCGGCACGGTGTCGTCCAGGATCCTGGTGGCCGAACAGGGATTGGAAGGCGGAGAAGCGATCGAGGTCAGCGCGGGCACGTCGGTGCTGTGGGATGCCGGACAGCCGACGTTCACGCCGCCGATGCAGATTGATCACGCCGCGGTGTTGCTGGCCCGCGTGATCAGCCGTCCCGCCCCAGGCAGATTGTGCATCGACCTGGGCCACAAAGCGGTCGCGTCGGAGATGCAGCCTCCGCGAGTGACCTTCTTCGGACTCGAGGATGCGACCGCGGTGGGGCATAGCGAAGAACACCTGGTGCTACAGACTGACCGTGCCGAGGCGTTTCCGGTCGGCACGGTACTGTACGGGGCTCCCACGCACATCTGCCCCACCGTCGCGTTGCACTCCGAGGTGTGGTGCGTCCGCCAAGGCCGCGCGGTCCAGCGGTGGCCCGTCGTCGCAAGAACGCGGCGGATCACGATCTGATGGATTCCAGCGAGCTACCAATGAATTCCGGCACCGGGACGAACCGGTCTGGCGTTCCGCCCACCTCGGTGCGAAAACGGATCATCGCCGTCAGCGTGCTGATGGCGTTCATGTTGTATCTGGATCGCGTCTGCCTGGGCGAGATCGTTAAAAGTGATTCTTTCCTGCGCGATTTTGATGGGGCCTCGCGGGAAGAGATCGGCGATGTGCTGGGGGCGTTCTTTTTCGCTTACGCGCTCTTTCAGGTGCCTTCGGGTTGGGCCAGCGATCGGTTCGGCGGACGAATCATGCTGACGTTTTACATCCTGGCCTGGTCGCTGCTGACCGGATTGACAGGGATGGGGACGACGCTGGGCGGATTATTGCTCGCGCGGTTGGCCTTCGGCGTCGCCCAAGCCGGCGCCTATGCGACCAGCAGCGGCGTGATTCGGAACTGGTTTCATTTTCGCGCCCGGGCCCAGGCCAGTTCCTTCGTTTCGATCGGCGGGCGACTCGGTGGCACGCTGGCACCGTTCTTGACGACGTTTCTGGTGTACCAGCTAAGCGGTTGGCGTGACGTGCTGTACCTGTACTGCTTCGTCGGATTGATCGCCGCGATCGCCTATTACGTGATTGTGAGAAATCGGCCCGAGGAACACGCCGGGGTCAACGACGCCGAGTTGGAACTGATCGGTCGTTCGGAGGAATCGACATCGGACGCGGCGTCGACAACGAATCTACGCGACATCGGACCGATGATGGTCGCGATCGTCCGCAGTCGGTCCCTGTGGCTGAATTCGCTGGCCCAGTTCTGTTTGGTCTTCGGCTGGGCGTTTTTGATCACTTGGCTGCCGACGTTCCTAAAGGAGGAACGCAACGTCGAAGCCCTGCTCGGTTCGCTGATGGTCACCGGAGTGTTGGCGATCGCGATTCCCGGGCAGCTGATCGGTGGTTGGTTGGGCAATCATGCGGTCCAGCGCTTGGGGCATCGCTGGGGCCGGATCGTGCCGCTGAGCGTGACCTGCGGTTTGGCCGGTCTGGCGTACCTGGGCTGCTTGAGTTACCAGTCGGTTTGGTGGGTCGTGGGGTGTTGTGCGTTGGTGTCGCTGATGACCGACATCGGCAACCCCTCGGTGTGGGCGTTCATGCAGGACGTGGGCGGCAAGAACACGGCCGCCGTGTTCGGCTGGGGCAACATGTGGGGCAATTTCGGCGCCGCGGCCAGTTCGATGGTGGTGCCGCGATTGATGACCCTGGGCGAAGCATCCGGCAGCGGCGAAACCTATGTGTTCATGACCTGCGCGGGCATGTATTTTCTGGCCGCGATCGCCGTGCTGGGAACCGACGCGACCCGTCAAGTGCGGCGAGCGGAGCATGCCAGCCCGACGCGTTAGCGAGGGGCGCCGGGTGCCCCCTCGCTAACGCGTCGGGTGGCATCCCCATTTATTTCATCCAACACCACTCGCTTCAACCCGACCATGAAATTGATCTTTGACGCCCACCTGGATCTCAGTTTGAACGCGTTGGAATGGAACCGAGACCTACGGCGACCGGTCGCAGAAATCCGCACCGCCGAAGCGGCGTTGCCGAAGCGGATGGCGGGGCAGGCGGCCGGAGTGGTTTCGCTCTGCGACATGCGCCGCGGCGGCATCGGACTCTGCGTCGCGACTCAAATCGGTGGCTGCATGAAACCGCGTTCGTTCGTTGCCAATTGGGAATCGCCGTCACAGGCATGGGCAATGACGCAGGGGCAACTGGCCTGGTATCGCGAGATGGAAGAGCAAGGCGAAATGGTCCAGGTGGCCGATCTGGCCGCGCTGGAACGCCACCTGGAGCGTTGGGCCGATCCCGACCGCGCTGCCGAAACGAAACAACCGATCGGATACGTCTTGTC containing:
- a CDS encoding MFS transporter, which gives rise to MNSGTGTNRSGVPPTSVRKRIIAVSVLMAFMLYLDRVCLGEIVKSDSFLRDFDGASREEIGDVLGAFFFAYALFQVPSGWASDRFGGRIMLTFYILAWSLLTGLTGMGTTLGGLLLARLAFGVAQAGAYATSSGVIRNWFHFRARAQASSFVSIGGRLGGTLAPFLTTFLVYQLSGWRDVLYLYCFVGLIAAIAYYVIVRNRPEEHAGVNDAELELIGRSEESTSDAASTTNLRDIGPMMVAIVRSRSLWLNSLAQFCLVFGWAFLITWLPTFLKEERNVEALLGSLMVTGVLAIAIPGQLIGGWLGNHAVQRLGHRWGRIVPLSVTCGLAGLAYLGCLSYQSVWWVVGCCALVSLMTDIGNPSVWAFMQDVGGKNTAAVFGWGNMWGNFGAAASSMVVPRLMTLGEASGSGETYVFMTCAGMYFLAAIAVLGTDATRQVRRAEHASPTR
- a CDS encoding D-TA family PLP-dependent enzyme; its protein translation is MPSWYELTNADEIPSPTLLIYPDRVRANLERMVAWGGADRLRPHVKTHKLPQIIEMKLQAGIDKFKTSTIAESEMTAAAGGRDVLLAYQPVGPNIRRLMELIRAFPETTFSTIVDDIEVARMLAAEAEACGVTVDVLVDLNVGMNRTGILPGEGAAELYRFIAAAQGLRAAGLHAYDGHIHDTDETLVRRQIAEAFQPVWDLRRSLRAEGLTVPKVVGCGTVSSRILVAEQGLEGGEAIEVSAGTSVLWDAGQPTFTPPMQIDHAAVLLARVISRPAPGRLCIDLGHKAVASEMQPPRVTFFGLEDATAVGHSEEHLVLQTDRAEAFPVGTVLYGAPTHICPTVALHSEVWCVRQGRAVQRWPVVARTRRITI